A DNA window from Trichomycterus rosablanca isolate fTriRos1 chromosome 11, fTriRos1.hap1, whole genome shotgun sequence contains the following coding sequences:
- the mafa gene encoding transcription factor Maf isoform X2 — protein MASELALSSTELPTSPLAMEYVNDFDLMKFEVKKEPAESERLGLAQCGRLLAGGSLSSTPMSTPCSSVPPSPSFSAPSPGSGGEPKAHLDDFYWMGGYQQPINPEALAFGTDDAMEALISSAHQLHAFDNYARSQQFQASSPTDEVGPAAAVVSAVIAAAAAQNAPHHHHHHHHHSSSGHPSGVPSSVSTNHHHHHQHQHQSQNQSQHVHGHGHADDRFSDDQLVSMSVRELNRQLRGVGKEDVIRLKQKRRTLKNRGYAQSCRYKRVQQRHVLEGEKTHLLQQVEHLKQEIARLMRERDAYKEKYEKLVGSGFRENGSSSDNNPSSPEFFM, from the exons ATGGCATCCGAGCTGGCACTGAGTTCCACCGAGCTGCCAACTAGTCCCCTCGCCATGGAGTACGTCAACGACTTCGATCTGATGAAGTTTGAGGTGAAGAAGGAGCCTGCGGAAAGCGAGCGCCTCGGCTTGGCCCAGTGTGGGCGTCTGCTCGCTGGAGGATCCTTGTCTTCTACACCGATGAGCACGCCTTGCAGCTCGGTGCCACCTTCACCAAGCTTCTCAGCCCCGAGTCCTGGATCAGGAGGAGAACCCAAAGCACACTTGGATGACTTTTACTGGATGGGGGGCTAC cagcaaccgaTCAACCCCGAAGCGCTCGCGTTTGGCACCGACGACGCAATGGAGGCGCTGATCAGCAGCGCGCACCAGCTGCACGCCTTCGATAACTACGCGCGCTCGCAGCAGTTCCAAGCGTCCAGCCCTACAGACGAGGTCGGACCCGCGGCCGCCGTGGTGTCCGCCGTGATCGCGGCAGCGGCCGCACAGAACgcgcctcaccaccaccatcaccaccatcatcacagCAGCTCCGGGCATCCATCCGGCGTGCCGTCCAGCGTGAGCACcaatcatcaccatcaccatcagcaCCAACACCAGAGTCAGAACCAGAGTCAGCACGTGCACGGTCACGGGCACGCGGACGACCGCTTCTCGGACGACCAACTGGTCAGCATGTCTGTGCGCGAGCTGAACCGGCAGCTCCGAGGCGTCGGTAAGGAAGATGTGATCCGGCTGAAGCAGAAGCGGCGCACGCTGAAGAACCGCGGCTACGCGCAATCGTGCCGCTACAAGCGCGTGCAGCAGCGCCACGTGCTCGAGGGCGAGAAGACGCATCTGCTGCAGCAGGTCGAGCATTTGAAGCAGGAGATCGCGCGCCTGATGCGCGAGCGCGACGCCTACAAGGAGAAGTACGAGAAGCTGGTGGGCAGCGGATTCCGCGAGAACGGTTCGAGCAGCGACAACAACCCGTCTTCCCCAGAGTTTTTCATGTGA
- the mafa gene encoding transcription factor Maf isoform X1, with amino-acid sequence MASELALSSTELPTSPLAMEYVNDFDLMKFEVKKEPAESERLGLAQCGRLLAGGSLSSTPMSTPCSSVPPSPSFSAPSPGSGGEPKAHLDDFYWMGGYAQQQQQQQQQQQQQHQQQQQQPINPEALAFGTDDAMEALISSAHQLHAFDNYARSQQFQASSPTDEVGPAAAVVSAVIAAAAAQNAPHHHHHHHHHSSSGHPSGVPSSVSTNHHHHHQHQHQSQNQSQHVHGHGHADDRFSDDQLVSMSVRELNRQLRGVGKEDVIRLKQKRRTLKNRGYAQSCRYKRVQQRHVLEGEKTHLLQQVEHLKQEIARLMRERDAYKEKYEKLVGSGFRENGSSSDNNPSSPEFFMSSRKFLHL; translated from the coding sequence ATGGCATCCGAGCTGGCACTGAGTTCCACCGAGCTGCCAACTAGTCCCCTCGCCATGGAGTACGTCAACGACTTCGATCTGATGAAGTTTGAGGTGAAGAAGGAGCCTGCGGAAAGCGAGCGCCTCGGCTTGGCCCAGTGTGGGCGTCTGCTCGCTGGAGGATCCTTGTCTTCTACACCGATGAGCACGCCTTGCAGCTCGGTGCCACCTTCACCAAGCTTCTCAGCCCCGAGTCCTGGATCAGGAGGAGAACCCAAAGCACACTTGGATGACTTTTACTGGATGGGGGGCTACGcgcaacagcaacaacaacaacagcagcaacagcagcagcaacatcagcagcagcagcagcaaccgaTCAACCCCGAAGCGCTCGCGTTTGGCACCGACGACGCAATGGAGGCGCTGATCAGCAGCGCGCACCAGCTGCACGCCTTCGATAACTACGCGCGCTCGCAGCAGTTCCAAGCGTCCAGCCCTACAGACGAGGTCGGACCCGCGGCCGCCGTGGTGTCCGCCGTGATCGCGGCAGCGGCCGCACAGAACgcgcctcaccaccaccatcaccaccatcatcacagCAGCTCCGGGCATCCATCCGGCGTGCCGTCCAGCGTGAGCACcaatcatcaccatcaccatcagcaCCAACACCAGAGTCAGAACCAGAGTCAGCACGTGCACGGTCACGGGCACGCGGACGACCGCTTCTCGGACGACCAACTGGTCAGCATGTCTGTGCGCGAGCTGAACCGGCAGCTCCGAGGCGTCGGTAAGGAAGATGTGATCCGGCTGAAGCAGAAGCGGCGCACGCTGAAGAACCGCGGCTACGCGCAATCGTGCCGCTACAAGCGCGTGCAGCAGCGCCACGTGCTCGAGGGCGAGAAGACGCATCTGCTGCAGCAGGTCGAGCATTTGAAGCAGGAGATCGCGCGCCTGATGCGCGAGCGCGACGCCTACAAGGAGAAGTACGAGAAGCTGGTGGGCAGCGGATTCCGCGAGAACGGTTCGAGCAGCGACAACAACCCGTCTTCCCCAGAGTTTTTCAT